One Acanthochromis polyacanthus isolate Apoly-LR-REF ecotype Palm Island chromosome 6, KAUST_Apoly_ChrSc, whole genome shotgun sequence DNA segment encodes these proteins:
- the fam110a gene encoding protein FAM110A — MSVEMLQRPARQQARTPVSASPPRLRPKGPVGPDFYRQCSPATSRPKQSAVERLEADKAKYVKSRVALSKQQPVRPPEVRKPLLSPGAALRPTRKTPTQTKTKQEEVQLDLAHLSNLISDVNDGPQSSATVRSKDSKAPEDAATAAHNSPCPAPVQKKERPCTPPRPDRSTPAKVRLKASGPARVEGPGSPGSPAAGTVRRVDVMPQGSAVRTTCRPPQFIRQPLQPVPLHSQFPLRPVASHLFHTRKPPPPSPLKPVVAPSMPDSSPSPPAADPLPAPAPPTLPVFPPPSPAFTRLSSSSSRKRPSLTRSKSDMSDRYSRAGTELERFFNLCGLDPADLQELTGSSSDVLSLARFRSVSAPGSECAGSNRQDEDDEDDEEEAGKAADRVPYGVSVIERNARVIKWLYGLRQAKENATKSTNL; from the coding sequence ATGTCCGTGGAGATGCTCCAAAGACCAGCGAGGCAACAAGCCAGGACTCCTGTCTCTGCTTCACCTCCACGCCTGCGACCCAAAGGGCCGGTGGGTCCAGACTTCTACCGACAATGTTCCCCGGCGACCAGCAGGCCAAAGCAGAGCGCCGTGGAGAGGCTGGAAGCAGACAAGGCAAAATATGTCAAGAGTCGGGTTGCTCTTTCCAAGCAGCAGCCGGTTCGGCCTCCTGAAGTGCGGAAGCCTCTGCTAAGCCCCGGAGCTGCTCTACGGCCCACCAGAAAGACCCCGACCCAAACCAAGACCAAGCAGGAGGAAGTCCAGCTGGACTTGGCGCACCTGAGTAACCTCATTAGTGATGTGAATGATGGACCGCAGTCCAGTGCCACTGTAAGATCAAAGGACAGTAAAGCTCCAGAGGATGCTGCCACTGCTGCACATAACTCTCCCTGTCCAGCTCCTGTACAGAAGAAGGAGCGACCGTGCACACCTCCACGTCCTGACCGGTCCACTCCAGCTAAGGTGAGGTTAAAAGCATCAGGTCCTGCCAGGGTTGAAGGTCCAGGATCTCCTGGGTCTCCGGCTGCAGGGACGGTGCGCAGAGTGGACGTCATGCCTCAGGGCTCCGCTGTGAGGACGACCTGCAGACCCCCTCAGTTCATCCGGCAGCCCCTTCAGCCCGTCCCTCTTCATTCCCAGTTTCCACTCCGCCCGGTTGCTTCTCACCTCTTCCACACCAGGAAGCCTccacctccatctcctctgaaACCGGTTGTCGCTCCATCAATGCCTGACAGCTCTCCCTCCCCTCCAGCTGCAGACCCTCTCCCTGCTCCAGCTCCCCCCACCCTCCCCGtctttcctcctccctccccggCGTTCACCCGtctgtcctcctccagctccaggAAACGTCCCTCTCTGACGCGGTCCAAGTCGGACATGAGCGACCGGTACTCCCGAGCCGGGACAGAGCTGGAACGTTTCTTCAACCTGTGCGGTCTGGACCCTGCAGACCTCCAGGAGCTGACCGGATCTAGCTCTGATGTGCTGTCCTTGGCTCGTTTCCGCAGTGTGAGCGCTCCCGGTTCTGAGTGTGCAGGATCCAACAGACAAGATGAAGAcgatgaggatgatgaggaggaagCTGGCAAAGCTGCAGATCGTGTTCCTTACGGTGTTTCTGTCATTGAGAGGAACGCAAGAGTGATCAAGTGGCTGTATGGGCTCCGGCAGGCCAAGGAAAATGCAACAAAGAGCACCAATTTATAA
- the prickle3 gene encoding LOW QUALITY PROTEIN: prickle planar cell polarity protein 3 (The sequence of the model RefSeq protein was modified relative to this genomic sequence to represent the inferred CDS: inserted 2 bases in 2 codons), producing the protein MFLRGSKKRRSTRSQEEEDPDKGQPCMRCGDQCPGFRVHGWRKICVHCKCVREEHAVRSVPGQLEKMMTKLVSDFQRHSISDDDSGCASEEYAWVPPGLKPEQVYQYFSCLPEDRVPYVNSLGERYRIKQLLHQLPAHDSEPQYCNSLDEEEKKELCLFSQQRKRENLGRGIVRLFPVTMTGAICLQCGRQICGGDIAVFASRAGHSSCWHPQCFQCASCSELLVDLIYFYQDGQIYCGRHHAERLKPRCQACDEIILADECTEAEGRYWHMKHFCCFECEAALGGQRYIMRESRPYCCSCYESLYAEYCDTCGEHIGIDQGQMTYEGQHWHAVESCFCCARCRLPLLGRPFLPXGGLIFCSRPCSLGEDPNNSDSCDSALQSRPPQHSRRSGTEKRQQLQCGSPLQPLEGIHPTVTTAKDCIHTAVENKGVHCTAPVQNGLPSPSGHLHPRGSYSPLPHIHLGNGLGPSWPSDLPHYSLLPGDCTVKPPVSDLQLQAELNGNAGLTGLNSRGTSADKDCRNWVEKTNQVMQAFPPKKNSHMKQLISPDSPPLPPNNPSSLPPPLPVKSRDLMPRDSPPPALPQPDDRPSDPPPPLTRSSTARVSFREPISSSYSVEEDEDEEGHQEENQQEDEEEEEEXEEEEGGFGSRLHLQKGIPPQMDLLDGSSYHAAVGPRRGWSRCRILQILPLHQSSERRSRRSRPNRPHLDTLDWRGEKERDTRGSSNSPPLTLQQGHYKHGDSCSTCSSSSDSEEEGYFLGKPFCSPTTSKAGARGVKNREEDEVKEVQRDKGLRGSIRRRRAHSLGAKDKDKNCANLLTPCS; encoded by the exons GAAGATCTGTGTACACTGCAAGTGTGTGCGAGAGGAGCATGCTGTGCGCTCGGTCCCAGGGCAGCTCGAAAAGATGATGACAAAGCTGGTATCAGACTTCCAGAGGCACTCCATCTCTGATGACGACTCGGGCTGTGCCTCTGAGGAGTACGCATGGGTCCCACCTGGGCTCAAGCCCGAACAG GTGTACCAGTATTTCAGCTGCTTACCAGAGGACAGGGTGCCTTATGTGAACAGTCTCGGTGAAAGATACCGAATCAAGCAGCTGCTACACCAACTTCCAGCCCACGACAGTGAG CCCCAGTACTGCAACTCTCTggatgaggaggagaaaaaggagcTTTGTCTGTTCAgtcaacaaagaaaaagagaaaacttgGGCCGAGGCATCGTCAGACTTTTCCCTGTAACCATGACTGGAGCCATCTGCCTGCAG TGCGGCAGACAAATCTGCGGTGGAGATATAGCGGTGTTTGCCAGCCGGGCAGGACACAGCAGCTGTTGGCACCCTCAGTGTTTCCAGTGTGCCTCCTGCAGTGAGCTGCTGGTTGATCTCATCTACTTCTACCAGGACGGGCAGATATACTGTGGCCGGCACCACGCTGAGAGGCTCAAGCCCCGCTGCCAGGCCTGTGATGAG ATTATTCTAGCAGATGAATGTACAGAGGCAGAAGGAAGATACTGGCACATGAAGCACTTCTGCTGTTTTGAGTGTGAGGCGGCGCTGGGCGGTCAGCGTTACATCATGAGGGAGAGTCGACCGTACTGCTGCTCCTGCTACGAGTCCCTGTACGCAGAGTACTGCGATACCTGCGGAGAACACATAG GTATCGACCAGGGCCAGATGACGTACGAGGGTCAGCACTGGCACGCTGTGGAGTCGTGTTTCTGCTGCGCCCGCTGTCGGCTGCCTCTGCTGGGCCGTCCCTTCCTCC CGGGGGGCCTCATCTTCTGCTCCAGACCCTGCTCGCTGGGCGAGGACCCCAATAACTCGGACTCCTGTGACTCTGCTCTGCAGAGCAGACCGCCCCAACACAGCAGACGGAGTGGGACAGAGAAACGCCAGCAGCTACAGTGTGGTTCTCCACTGCAGCCTCTAGAGGGCATCCACCCCACTGTAACTACTGCAAAAGACTGCATTCacactgcagtggaaaacaaag GTGTCCACTGTACTGCTCCGGTTCAGAATGGACTTCCTTCGCCCAGCGGTCATCTTCATCCAAGAGGCTCCTACTCTCCTCTTCCCCACATTCATCTAGGAAATGGCTTAGGTCCATCCTGGCCCAGTGACCTCCCACATTACAGTTTACTGCCAGGAGACTGTACTGTCAAACCTCCAGTCAGTGATCTTCAGTTGCAAGCAGAGCTAAATGGAAATGCTGGACTAACTGGTCTGAATTCCAGAGGAACCTCTGCTGATAAAGACTGTAGGAACTGGGTGGAAAAGACCAATCAAGTAATGCAAG CGTTTCCTCCTAAGAAAAACTCACACATGAAGCAGCTCATTTCCCCCGACTCGCCTCCCCTCCCACCAAACAACCCCTCCAGCCTCCCACCTCCTCTGCCCGTTAAGTCTCGTGACTTGATGCCCAGAGATTCACCTCCTCCAGCCCTCCCTCAGCCAGACGACAGACCCTCGGACCCTCCTCCCCCGCTGACCCGCAGCAGCACGGCCAGAGTCAGCTTCAGAGAACCAATCAGCAGCAGCTACTCggtggaggaggatgaggatgaagagggGCACCAAGAGGAAAACCAGcaagaagatgaggaggaggaggagg gagaggaggaggagggaggtttTGGAAGCAGGTTACATCTGCAGAAAGGCATCCCACCACAGATGGACCTACTGG ATGGCTCTTCATACCACGCGGCTGTCGGCCCTAGACGGGGCTGGAGTCGCTGCCGTATCCTTCAGATCCTGCCCCTCCACCAGAGTTCAGAGCGGCGCTCTCGACGCTCGCGCCCGAACCGGCCCCACCTGGACACCCTGGACTGGAGAGGCGAGAAAGAAAGAGACACCCGGGGCTCCTCCAACTCCCCTCCTTTGACCCTCCAGCAGGGCCACTACAAACACGGAGACTCCTGCTCTACCTGCTCCTCATCCTCAGACTCGGAGGAGGAGGGCTACTTCCTGGGAAAACCATTCTGTTCCCCCACAACTTCGAAAGCGGGAGCCCGAGGGGTCAAAAACAGAGAGGAAGACGAGGTGAAGGAGGTGCAGAGAGACAAAGGACTGAGAGGCAGCATCAGACGGAGAAGAGCTCACAGTCTGGGTGCAAAggacaaagataaaaactgtGCTAATCTCCTAACCCCCTGCAGCtag